The nucleotide sequence CAGGCGATTTCGCTCGGCCTCGGGGAGCGGTTCGAGGACATCGAGGCGATGTACGCGGCCGCGGACAAGATCCTCGGGCATCTGGTCAAGGTCACGCCTTCGTCCAAAGTGGTCGGTGACCTCGCGCTGCACCTCGTCGGCGCGGGCGTCTCGCCGTCCGACTTCGAGGCGGAGCCGAACAAGTTCGACATCCCCGACTCGGTGATCGGCTTCCTGCGCGGCGAACTGGGTGACCCGCCCGGGGGCTGGCCGGAGCCGTTCCGCACCAAGGCCCTCGAAGGCCGGGCGCAGCCGAAGCCGGTGCAGGAACTGTCCGAAGAGGACCACAAGGGGCTGGCCGAGAACCGGCGCGCGACGCTGAACCGGCTGCTGTTCCCCGGGCCCACGAAGGACTTCGAGGCGCACCGCGAGCAGTACGGCGACACCTCCGTCCTGCCGTCCAAGGACTTCTTCTACGGCCTGCGGCCGGGCGAGGAGTACTCGGTCGACCTGGAACAGGGTGTCCGGCTGCTGATCGAGCTGGAGGCCATCGGCGAGGCCGACGAGCGCGGGCTGCGCACGGTGATGTCCACGCTCAACGGCCAGCTGCGCCCGATCCAGGTCCGCGACACCTCGATCGCGTCGGACATCCCGGCGACGGAGAAGGCCGCCAAGGGCGACCCGAAACAGATCGCCGCGCCGTTCGCGGGGGTGGTCACGCTGCAGGTGTCCGAGGGCGACGAGGTCGAGGCCGGCGCGACGGTCGCGACCATCGAGGCGATGAAGATGGAGGCCTCGATCACCGCGGCGACCGGCGGCAAGGTGGCGCGGCGCGCGATCAACGCCGTCCAGCAGGTGGAAGGCGGGGACCTGCTCCTCGTCCTGGAGTAGCCCGTACCGGTCCGTGAAGGCCTCCTCCCAACCCTGACGGTAGGGAAGGAGGCCTTCACGGACTTGCGGCCGCCGCTAACCTGGACCGGGTGCTGATCAACGCCGTACCCCAGTTCCAAGGCGCTCTGACCGAGCGCGCGCCGGAGTTGCCCGAAGGCTGCGTCGCGCTCGCCGAGCTGGCGGGCCACGTGCTGGGCGTGCCGGTGCACCACATCCGGCAGACCCGTGAAACGTCGCCCGCGGTCGACGGCATCGCCAACCGCGCCGTGCTCACCGGCGCGAACCGGGCCGCGCAGCTCGCCGCCCTCGAGGCGCCGGGCGGGCCGGTGCTCACCATCGGCGGGGACTGCGGCGTCGAGCTGATCCCGATCGGGGTCGCGCGCCACCGCTTCGGGCCGGGCCTCGGTGTCGCCTGGTTCGACGCGCATTCCGACCTCAACACCGCGGAGACGTCGCCGTCGGGTGCGTTCCACGGCATGGTGCTGCGGTCGCTGCTCGGCGAGGGCGACCCGGAGTTCGCCGCGAACCCGCCGGTCGAACCCGGACGCGTCGTCCTCGCGGGAACGAGGGCGTTCGACGACGCCGAGCGGGCCGTGGTCGGCCGCGGGCTCGTCGTCGAGACGGCCGACGTCGCCGCCGGGCTGGCCGGCGCGGACAAGGTCTACGTCCATCTCGACCTCGACGTGCTCGACCCGGCGGAGTTCGACGGGCTGAACTATCCGGAGCCCGGTGGCTTGACGATCGAGCGCCTGGTGGTGATGCTTCGCGGGCTGAGCGGGTTCGACGTCGTCGGCGCGGGGATCACCGAATGCGCCGGTACGGAGGTCCGCGTGCTGG is from Amycolatopsis lurida and encodes:
- a CDS encoding arginase family protein gives rise to the protein MLINAVPQFQGALTERAPELPEGCVALAELAGHVLGVPVHHIRQTRETSPAVDGIANRAVLTGANRAAQLAALEAPGGPVLTIGGDCGVELIPIGVARHRFGPGLGVAWFDAHSDLNTAETSPSGAFHGMVLRSLLGEGDPEFAANPPVEPGRVVLAGTRAFDDAERAVVGRGLVVETADVAAGLAGADKVYVHLDLDVLDPAEFDGLNYPEPGGLTIERLVVMLRGLSGFDVVGAGITECAGTEVRVLEPVLEALGELLTGKQ